From a single Nicotiana tomentosiformis chromosome 2, ASM39032v3, whole genome shotgun sequence genomic region:
- the LOC104121652 gene encoding large ribosomal subunit protein eL32z-like isoform X3, with amino-acid sequence MAVPLLNKTIIKKRVKQFKRHQSDRRITVKTNWRRPKGIDSRVRRKFKGCVLMPNIGYGSDKKTRHYLPNGFKKFVVHNASELDILLMHNRTYCAEIAHNVSTRKRKEIVERAAQLDVVLTNKLARLRSQEDE; translated from the exons ATGGCGGTTCCTCTACTGAATAAGACGATAATCAAGAAAAGGGTGAAGCAATTTAAGAGACACCAGAGTGATAGGAGAATCACTGTCAAG ACAAATTGGCGCAGACCAAAGGGTATTGACTCCAGAGTCAGGAGAAAGTTCAAGGGATGTGTCTTGATGCCCAACATTGGCTATGGGTCAGATAAGAAGACTCGTCATTATCTTCCTAATGGCTTTAAGAAGTTTGTTGTGCACAATGCAAGTGAACTTGATATTTTGTTGATGCACAATAG GACTTACTGTGCAGAGATTGCACATAATGTATCCACCAGGAAGAGGAAGGAGATTGTCGAGCGAGCAGCCCAACTAGATGTTGTATTAACTAACAAGCTTGCTAGGTTGCGCAGTCAGGAAGATGAATGA
- the LOC104121672 gene encoding pentatricopeptide repeat-containing protein At5g46460, mitochondrial translates to MSFFILLLSQAPKSYTISVPSRSLIGLARFFRVASPTCYSILSEHLKSRRIDEAKELFERIPSPNIYLCTKMIAGYAENLRLSEALKLFDKMPVKDTVMWNLMIKGCVDCGDMEMGLKFFEEMTQRNVISYTTMINGFLKFGKVEEAESLFREMPKRDMAAWNAMIYGYFENGRVEDAVKLFELMTYKNVISWTSVISGLDQHGRSDEALLIFKKMLDFGVEPTSSTFASVVTACASARDLGLGSEIHACVVKVGYLYDTYVTASLITLYANCMHVDDSSKVFSERLHINVVVWTSLLTGYGLNCKHKEALKVFGDMIRIGLLPNQSSFTSALNSSCEMESIDLGREIHGVAVKLGLNTDAFVGNSLVVLYSKCGNVNDGLIVFKEIPKKNIVSWNSIIVGCAQHGCGNWALTLFAQMIRSKVDMDDITFTELLAACSHSGMLEKGRRLFQYISQISPVEVTLEHYSCMVDILCRSGKLKEAENLVKSMPMGPNLSIWLALLSGCKKHSNLELAERAADNIFHLDPNCSAAYVLLSNIYAFSGRWSDVARIRGNMKRGGNIKQPGCSWVNQKGMRHTFLSGDTSHPLSNKIYEKLEWLTEKLKEYGYIPDQRCALHDVEDEQKEVLLSYHSERLAICFALITTVHGSTITVMKNLRVCGDCHSAIKLIAKIVEREIIVRDSSRFHHFRDGFCSCSDYW, encoded by the coding sequence ATGTCCTTCTTCATATTGCTATTATCTCAAGCACCCAAATCATACACCATCTCAGTTCCATCAAGATCTCTAATTGGTTTAGCAAGATTCTTCAGAGTAGCTAGCCCCACTTGCTATTCTATTCTATCTGAGCACTTAAAGAGCCGACGAATTGATGAAGCTAAAGAGCTTTTCGAAAGAATCCCATCTCCAAATATCTATTTATGCACCAAAATGATAGCTGGGTATGCCGAGAATCTAAGGTTGAGTGAGGCACTGAagctgtttgataaaatgcctgtAAAAGATACGGTTATGTGGAACTTGATGATTAAAGGGTGTGTAGATTGTGGGGATATGGAGATGGGTTTGAAATTTTTTGAGGAAATGACACAAAGAAATGTCATTTCTTACACGACGATGATAAACGGGTTTTTGAAGTTTGGAAAGGTTGAAGAGGCTGAGAGCTTGTTTAGAGAGATGCCAAAAAGGGATATGGCTGCATGGAATGCTATGATTTATGGGTATTTTGAGAATGGAAGAGTGGAGGACGCTGTCAAATTGTTTGAGCTGATGACCTATAAGAATGTGATTTCTTGGACGTCAGTTATTAGTGGGCTCGATCAGCATGGGAGGAGTGATGAGGCTCTATTGATTTTTAAGAAGATGCTAGATTTTGGTGTTGAGCCCACTTCTAGTACTTTTGCTTCTGTTGTCACAGCTTGTGCTAGTGCAAGGGATTTAGGTCTAGGTAGTGAAATTCATGCCTGTGTTGTAAAGGTTGGTTATCTGTATGATACTTATGTCACTGCTTCACTGATAACATTATATGCTAATTGCATGCACGTGGATGATTCTTCTAAGGTATTCAGTGAGAGATTGCACATTAACGTTGTTGTATGGACATCTCTTTTGACAGGGTATGGCTTGAATTGTAAGCACAAAGAAGCATTGAAAGTGTTCGGGGATATGATTAGAATTGGTCTACTTCCCAATCAGTCTTCCTTCACTAGTGCCCTAAATTCCTCCTGTGAAATGGAGTCTATTGATCTTGGCAGAGAGATTCATGGTGTAGCAGTCAAACTCGGATTGAACACTGATGCCTTTGTTGGTAATTCGTTAGTTGTATTGTATTCAAAATGTGGAAATGTAAACGATGGACTCATTGTATTCAAGGAGATTCCTAAAAAGAACATTGTTTCATGGAACTCGATCATTGTTGGATGTGCACAACATGGATGTGGAAATTGGGCACTCACATTGTTTGCCCAGATGATACGTTCAAAGGTtgatatggatgatataacatTTACTGAGTTACTTGCTGCTTGTAGCCATTCTGGCATGCTAGAGAAAGGAAGACGCTTATTTCAGTATATCTCCCAAATTTCACCTGTCGAGGTGACACTTGAGCATTATAGTTGTATGGTAGATATCCTTTGCAGAAGTGGGAAGTTAAAAGAGGCAGAGAATTTGGTAAAAAGTATGCCCATGGGACCAAATTTATCAATATGGCTAGCTTTGCTTAGTGGTTGCAAGAAGCATTCAAACTTAGAACTAGCCGAAAGAGCTGCAGATAATATTTTTCACCTTGACCCAAATTGTAGCGCTGCTTATGTTTTATTATCTAACATTTATGCTTTTTCTGGTAGATGGAGTGATGTTGCCAGAATTAGAGGAAACATGAAAAGAGGAGGAAATATAAAACAACCAGGATGCAGTTGGGTTAATCAAAAGGGAATGAGGCATACATTTCTTTCTGGTGATACTTCACATCCTTTAAGTAATAAGATATATGAAAAGCTGGAATGGTTGACGGAAAAGTTGAAAGAATATGGTTATATCCCTGATCAAAGATGTGCACTGCATGACGTAGAGGATGAACAGAAGGAAGTTCTACTCTCGTATCATAGTGAGAGACTTGCTATTTGCTTTGCATTAATTACGACTGTACATGGTAGTActataacagtaatgaagaaccTGCGTGTCTGTGGGGACTGCCATTCTGCCATCAAGCTCATAGCAAAAATTGTTGAACGTGAAATCATTGTAAGAGATTCTAGCCGCTTTCATCACTTTAGGGACGGTTTCTGTTCTTGTTCAGATTACTGGTAG
- the LOC104121652 gene encoding large ribosomal subunit protein eL32z-like isoform X1, with the protein MHDCFLYKPYILLSSKIPSGSEETLIRSELPFSHRITMAVPLLNKTIIKKRVKQFKRHQSDRRITVKTNWRRPKGIDSRVRRKFKGCVLMPNIGYGSDKKTRHYLPNGFKKFVVHNASELDILLMHNRTYCAEIAHNVSTRKRKEIVERAAQLDVVLTNKLARLRSQEDE; encoded by the exons ATGCACGACTGCTTCCTATATAAACCTTACATACTCCTCTCATCCAAAATACCCAGCGGTTCTGAAGAAACCCTAATTCGCAGTGAGCTACCTTTTTCACA CAGAATAACAATGGCGGTTCCTCTACTGAATAAGACGATAATCAAGAAAAGGGTGAAGCAATTTAAGAGACACCAGAGTGATAGGAGAATCACTGTCAAG ACAAATTGGCGCAGACCAAAGGGTATTGACTCCAGAGTCAGGAGAAAGTTCAAGGGATGTGTCTTGATGCCCAACATTGGCTATGGGTCAGATAAGAAGACTCGTCATTATCTTCCTAATGGCTTTAAGAAGTTTGTTGTGCACAATGCAAGTGAACTTGATATTTTGTTGATGCACAATAG GACTTACTGTGCAGAGATTGCACATAATGTATCCACCAGGAAGAGGAAGGAGATTGTCGAGCGAGCAGCCCAACTAGATGTTGTATTAACTAACAAGCTTGCTAGGTTGCGCAGTCAGGAAGATGAATGA
- the LOC104121652 gene encoding large ribosomal subunit protein eL32z-like isoform X2, giving the protein MHDCFLYKPYILLSSKIPSGSEETLIRSELPFSQITMAVPLLNKTIIKKRVKQFKRHQSDRRITVKTNWRRPKGIDSRVRRKFKGCVLMPNIGYGSDKKTRHYLPNGFKKFVVHNASELDILLMHNRTYCAEIAHNVSTRKRKEIVERAAQLDVVLTNKLARLRSQEDE; this is encoded by the exons ATGCACGACTGCTTCCTATATAAACCTTACATACTCCTCTCATCCAAAATACCCAGCGGTTCTGAAGAAACCCTAATTCGCAGTGAGCTACCTTTTTCACA AATAACAATGGCGGTTCCTCTACTGAATAAGACGATAATCAAGAAAAGGGTGAAGCAATTTAAGAGACACCAGAGTGATAGGAGAATCACTGTCAAG ACAAATTGGCGCAGACCAAAGGGTATTGACTCCAGAGTCAGGAGAAAGTTCAAGGGATGTGTCTTGATGCCCAACATTGGCTATGGGTCAGATAAGAAGACTCGTCATTATCTTCCTAATGGCTTTAAGAAGTTTGTTGTGCACAATGCAAGTGAACTTGATATTTTGTTGATGCACAATAG GACTTACTGTGCAGAGATTGCACATAATGTATCCACCAGGAAGAGGAAGGAGATTGTCGAGCGAGCAGCCCAACTAGATGTTGTATTAACTAACAAGCTTGCTAGGTTGCGCAGTCAGGAAGATGAATGA
- the LOC104121692 gene encoding protein gar2, translated as MPSGAKKRKAAKKKKELQAKEPPNHSVLANSHGEEDLKYEDKESDSEGGSPASQDHKNHQNQFTEMEVENGEKQLDVSHDRSIDENKSNGVKDEGKEVEIVGKEDGDVVQVERELKIEGESDSQKINVEYVEPMIESNREGLRRSSSSSSSSSSSSVEKYAVADKNNIVVDNASVVELVKESDSLHDTQVTASIEGTTSASNLDKAAISEDVVQVTTSASDADNVTGSTVEPVVKEKGEENLYVVDEKDTALDTVMENWEENLDVVVDKTIVSEVLVETSLEKREEAASAVSNGNAVENTDTKASATVENEDKVEPPHNAPRIDVGVCADNVKESSANESHDHQLKVALPSRPVQTTSWKGCCGLFELFAGSNR; from the exons ATGCCATCAGGTGCTAAGAAGCGAAAAGCTGCCAAGAAAAAGAAGGAATTGCAAGCTAAAGAGCCCCCTAATCACTCTGTTCTTGCTAATTCTCATG GAGAGGAGGATTTGAAATATGAGGATAAAGAGAGTGATAGTGAGGGTGGTTCCCCTGCTTCACAAGATCAcaagaatcaccaaaaccagttCACTGAAATGGAGGTAGAAAATGGGGAGAAGCAATTGGATGTTTCACATGATCGTTCAATTGACGAGAACAAATCCAATGGAGTGAAAGATGAAGGCAAGGAAGTGGAGATAGTTGGAAAAGAGGATGGAGATGTTGTGCAGGTTGAAAGGGAATTGAAGATTGAGGGCGAATCTGACAGCCAGAAGATAAATGTTGAGTATGTTGAACCCATGATTGAGTCCAACAGAGAAGGGTTGCGAAGGAGTTCTAGTAGCAGCAGCAGTAGTAGTAGCAGCTCAGTTGAAAAATATGCTGTTGCTGATAAGAATAacattgttgttgataatgcttCAGTtgttgaattggtgaaagaaagTGATTCTTTGCATGATACACAAGTTACTGCTAGTATTGAGGGAACGACTTCTGCTTCTAACTTGGATAAGGCTGCAATATCAGAAGACGTAGTTCAAGTGACAACAAGTGCGTCAGATGCTGATAATGTGACCGGATCAACTGTTGAACCGGTGGTGAAGGAAAAAGGGGAAGAGAATCTGTATGTTGTGGATGAGAAAGATACAGCTTTAGATACTGTTATGGAAAATTGGGAAGAAAATTTGGATGTTGTAGTTGACAAAACTATTGTTTCAGAAGTGCTGGTGGAGACGAGTTTAGAGAAAAGAGAAGAAGCAGCTAGTGCAGTATCAAATGGTAATGCTGTAGAAAATACAGATACAAAGGCTTCTGCAACCGTAGAAAATGAAGACAAAGTAGAGCCGCCCCATAATGCTCCTAGAATTGATGTTGGTGTTTGTGCAGATAATGTGAAAGAATCTTCAGCTAATGAATCCCATGACCATCAG TTAAAGGTGGCGCTGCCTTCACGACCAGTGCAAACAACTTCCTGGAAGGGTTGCTGTGGCTTGTTTGAGTTGTTTGCAGGATCAAATAGATAA
- the LOC104121681 gene encoding membrane protein PM19L, with protein sequence MAGGQLKPVASLLLVLNFCMYAVVLGIAGWAMNFAIDHGFIIGAGFDLPAHFSPIYFPMGNSATGFFVVFALIAGVVGIASLLSGLNHIRQWNIDSLPAATSAAAIAWSLTLLAMGFAWKEVQLNDRNAKLRTMEAFLIILSFTQLVYITVIHGASTSR encoded by the exons ATGGCTGGTGGGCAATTGAAACCTGTTGCATCTTTGCTTTTGGTCCTTAATTTCTGCATGTATGCTGTTGTTTTAGGGATTGCTGGTTGGGCCATGAACTTTGCCATTGATCATGGTTTCATCATTG GTGCAGGATTTGATCTTCCAGCACATTTCTCTCCAATTTACTTCCCAATGGGGAATTCTGCCACTGGATTCTTTGTTGTATTTGCTTTGATTGCAGGTGTGGTCGGAATTGCATCTCTTCTCTCTGGGCTCAACCATATTCGCCAGTGGAACATCGACAGCTTACCAGCTGCTACTTCTGCTGCAGCCATTGCCTGGAGTCTTACACTCCTTGCCATGGG CTTTGCATGGAAAGAAGTTCAACTCAACGACAGGAATGCCAAATTG AGAACAATGGAAGCATTCTTAATAATTCTATCGTTTACTCAATTGGTATACATCACTGTCATTCATGGTGCTTCAACAAGTAGATAA